In the genome of Flavobacteriaceae bacterium YJPT1-3, the window CAATGATGATACGATTCACCAAAAGTTCACCAACTCAAAAAAAGGGGTGGAAAAGCTCTACCATCTCGAGCTCAATAAAAATTTGAAGCCGGAGCACTTTCAAAAGATTCAGGAAGGTCTGACCATCGAAGGAAAGAAGGTAACGGTAGAAGAGATCAGCTATGTACACGATGCTCCTCAAACCCAAGTAGGTCTTAAGATCAAGAATACGGGTAGCGGGGTCATTAGAAGCATCTTCGATCATCTGGGCTATCAGTTGATCAAAGTGGACCGGGTGATGATCGGTTCGCTGACTAAGAAAGATCTTGCACGCGGTCGGTGGAGGCATCTTACCCAACTGGAAGTCAATAGCTTGAGAATGCTTTAAGCCGTCTTTTTTTACTGCATTAACTTTGTGTAAACCCTGCAATAAATTTTTGTGAGAACTCGGTGATGTCTTATTTTCACTGCTGTCAAAACACTAGATGAATACAAAATACATAGACCTTATTGATCAATCGTTCTATTTTCCTCAGGAAGAATTCAAAACGGTTGACGATCAACTTCAATTTCACGGAATCGATCTGATGCAACTGGTAGAGCAGTATGGAGCTCCCCTAAAGTTCACTTACTTACCCAAGATCAGCGATAATATCAATCGGGCCAAAGTGTGGTTTTCCAAGGCCATGCAAAAGCATGATTACAAGGGCTCCTACAACTATTGCTACTGCACCAAAAGCTCTCATTTCAAGCACGTACTGCATGAAGCGCTTAAGAACGATATTCACATAGAAACCAGTTCAGCTTTTGATATTGAGATTGTAGAACGCCTGAAAAAGGAAGGAAAGATTTCCAAAGACACTTATGTGCTCTGTAATGGCTTCAAACGGGATCAATACGTCACCAATATTGGCCGTTTGATTAATGAGGGACATCGAAACTGCCTGCCTATAATTGATAATTATGAAGAATTGGATCTGCTTTCAGAGGCGATCGATGGTGACTTCCAGGTGGGCGTACGTATTGCATCCGAAGAGGAGCCAAAATTTGAGTTCTATACCTCGCGCCTTGGAATCGGATACAAGAATATTGTTCCTTTTTACGAAGATCAGATCAAGAACAATGATAAGGTGGAGCTTAAAATGCTACACTTCTTTATCAATACCGGAATTCGCGACAATGCCTATTACTGGAACGAACTGGTCAAGTGTCTAAAAGTGTATACCCGTCTCAAGAAGGTATGTCCAACACTTGACAGTTTGAACATTGGAGGAGGTTTTCCCATTAAGAACTCGCTCGGTTTTGAATACGACTACGAATACATGGTCGATGAGATCGTCAACCAGATCAACATAACCTGTCAGGAAGCTGAAGTATCCGTGCCTCATATTTTTACTGAGTTTGGGAGCTTTACGGTGGGCGAAAGCGGAGGAGCGATCTATCAGGTGCTCTATCAAAAGCAACAAAATGACCGGGAGAAATGGAACATGATCAACTCTTCCTTCATTACCACACTTCCCGATACCTGGGCGATCAGCAAACGCTTCATCATGTTGCCCATCAACCGCTGGCAGGATGAATACGAACGGGTACTTTTAGGCGGACTTACCTGTGATAGCGACGACTATTACAACAGTGAACAACATGCCAACGCCATTTACCTGCCTCGCTTTAAAAAAGACAAACCATTATATATAGGATTTTTCAATACCGGTGCCTATCAGGATACCATTGGCGGTTACGGTGGATTGCAGCATTGCCTGATACCGCAGCCCAAACAATTGTTGATCGATCGCGATAAAGATGGAAATTTAATAACTTCGGTTTTTAACGAGCAGCAAACCGCTGTGGATATGCTTAAAATTCTTGGATATGACAACCACTAAAAACTATGCGGGTATTCCGGATGCTTTCGCGAAAGCGGAAACCTCAAAAGTCATTTTGATCCCGGTACCTTATGATGGAACGAGCACCTGGCAAAAGGGTGCAGATAAAGGGCCTGCAGCCTTCCTCGAAGCTTCGGAGAACATGGAGCTCTACGATATTGAAACCGCTACCGAGGTGTATCAGCAGGGTATCTATCTGGCCGATGCCATTACTGAAAACAGCTCTCCCGAGGCCATGGTTGACGCCGTGCATGAAGTGGTTAAAGAATACATCAAGAAGAACAAATTCGTCACCTTATTTGGAGGGGAGCATTCGATCTCTATAGGGAGTATTCGTGCCTTTAATGAATGTTTCGATGACCTAACCGTCCTGCAAATTGATGCCCATGCTGATTTACGCAAGGAGTACGAAGGCAGTAGTTGCAATCATGCCTGTGCGGTTTATGAAGCCAGCCAGCAGGCCAATCTGGTGCAGGTGGGCATTCGCAGTATGGATAGCGTGGAAAAGGACGTCAATAATGAAGATAATATCTTCTTTGCTCACGAAATGGCTAAAGACGAATACTGGCCGGATACTGCGATCGAGCAGATGACCGAAAATGTATTTATTACCATAGATCTGGACGGATTAGACCCCTCCATCTGTCCGGCAACAGGAACTCCCGAACCTGGAGGATTATTCTGGTACGAAACCCTGGACTTCTTAAAACGGGTATTCGAGGAGAAAAATGTGGTGGGCTTTGATATTGTAGAGCTATGTCCCTTGCCAGAGGACAAGTCGTCGAACTTTTTAGCCGCCAAACTCTACTACAAAATGCTGTCGTATAAATTCATGGGTACTGATATAGACGAAGAATACGACAATACCTTTGATTCGAGTGGATCGGGGAAAACCAATTCAAAATTTGAAGATGACGATGAGTACTAACAAGCCGATCACCCAATTCATAGAAAAATACTTTTTACACTTTAATGCCGCAGCCCTGGTGGATGCAGCTAAGGGATACGAAGATCAACTCAATCAAGGGGCTAAAATGCTGGTTTCACTGGCCGGTGCCATGAGTACAGCCGAACTGGGTAAAATATTCGCGGAGATGATTCGTCAGGATAAAGTGCACATCATCAGTTGTACCGGAGCCAACCTGGAAGAGGACATCATGAATCTGGTAGCGCACTCCCATTACAAACGTGTGCCTAACTACCGGGATCTGACCCCTCAGGAGGAGTGGGATCTTTTGGAAAAAGGCTTGAACCGAGTGACCGATACCTGCATCCCGGAAGAGGAGGCCTTCAGAAGACTACAGCAGCACATCTATAAAATCTGGAAAGAGGCCGATGAAAAAGGCGAGCGCTATCTCCCCCACGAGTACATGTACAAGATGCTCTTGAGCGGCGTTTTGGAGGAGCACTACGAAATCGATCTTAAAGACAGCTGGATGTATGCGGCGGCAGAAAAGAATTTACCCATCATCTGCCCGGGCTGGGAAGATAGCACTATGGGGAACATTTTTGCGTCCTACGTGTTAAAAGGCGATTTAAAAGCCAGCACCATGAAATCGGGTATTGAATACATGACGTTCCTCGCTGATTGGTACACAGATAACTCAGAACACGGAATCGGATTCTTTCAGATTGGTGGAGGAATTGCCGGCGATTTCCCCATCTGCGTAGTGCCTATGCTCTATCAGGATATGGAACGCACAGACACCCCATTCTGGAGCTATTTTTGTCAAATTTCAGATTCCACCACCAGCTACGGAAGTTACTCTGGTGCAGTGCCTAACGAAAAGATCACCTGGGGTAAATTGGATATCGATACCCCGAAATTTATAATTGAAAGCGACGCCACTATTGTGGCACCATTAATTTTTGCATATTTACTGCAGATGTAATCAACTATTCAACACCCAAAGACTACACAAGCTATGAATACGAAAAAACGTGTCATCGTTGATTTTAAGAAACTGACTCCGGAAGTGTTGAAACTTCTGGTAGAAAAATACCCGGACGGCTATGACGATCTTAATGTCATTCGATTTAAAAATGCCAAAGGCGAGAGTATAGAAGCCGTTGAAGTGGAAACGGAGGACACCAAATACCTGGTGAAGATCAGCGCCAAACTAGAGCGTACTATGGAAGCCTACGACGAGGAGGATTACGCCGAGTTTGAGGACGATGATCCGACTGCCGTACAAGCTCCGGAAATTCCGGAACCGGAAGAGGATATGGAAGAGGACGACGACTAATCGTCATCCTAGACTGAGGAGAGATTTATATGCAGGAGAAAATTGAAAATATCGAGCTGAAGTACCTGACGCTCGAAGACTATCGCCAACTTAAAAATGCCATTGTTCAGACCTACGCCGGAATGCCCAATTCCTACTGGGAGGAAAGTCAGATCGCTAAACTGATTGAAGTATTTCCCCAGGGGCAGGTCGTGCTCAAAGCCAATGATGAGATCGCCGGCTGCGCCCTATCGTTGATCGTAGATTACAATCGCTTCAGTAAGAACCACAACTATGACCAGATCACGGGCAATGACACCTTCAGTACCCACGATGAAAATGGAGACCTGTTGTATGGGATCGACGTATTTATCAAAGAAAATTTCAGGGGCATGCGGCTGGGTCGCCGACTGTATGACTACCGAAAAGAGCTCTGCGAACAGCGTAACCTTAAGGGAATTGCGTTTGGCGGCAGGATGCCCAACTACTATCAGTATTCCAAAGAATTAACGCCCAAACAGTACATTGAAAAGGTGAAGTCACGGGAAATTAAAGATCCCGTACTCAATTTTCAGATCGCCAATGACTTCCATCCTTCTCGGGTGCTTAAGAATTATCTTAAGGGCGATAAGGCTTCCCGCGATTATGCGGTGCTGATGGAGTGGGATAATATCTACTACGAAGAACCAGCAGCCGTTGAGGAGCCCAGTTCTACCAAAACGGTGGTGCGTCTGGGGCTCATCCAGTGGCAAATGCGCCTCTACGATGGTTTTGAAGATGTCATGCAGCAGGCCGAGTATTTTATCGATACCGTAGCCGGGTACCGAAGTGATTTCGCCCTATTCCCGGAATTCTTTAACGCTCCCCTGATGGCGGAGTACAACCATTTGAGTG includes:
- a CDS encoding arginine decarboxylase, which produces MNTKYIDLIDQSFYFPQEEFKTVDDQLQFHGIDLMQLVEQYGAPLKFTYLPKISDNINRAKVWFSKAMQKHDYKGSYNYCYCTKSSHFKHVLHEALKNDIHIETSSAFDIEIVERLKKEGKISKDTYVLCNGFKRDQYVTNIGRLINEGHRNCLPIIDNYEELDLLSEAIDGDFQVGVRIASEEEPKFEFYTSRLGIGYKNIVPFYEDQIKNNDKVELKMLHFFINTGIRDNAYYWNELVKCLKVYTRLKKVCPTLDSLNIGGGFPIKNSLGFEYDYEYMVDEIVNQINITCQEAEVSVPHIFTEFGSFTVGESGGAIYQVLYQKQQNDREKWNMINSSFITTLPDTWAISKRFIMLPINRWQDEYERVLLGGLTCDSDDYYNSEQHANAIYLPRFKKDKPLYIGFFNTGAYQDTIGGYGGLQHCLIPQPKQLLIDRDKDGNLITSVFNEQQTAVDMLKILGYDNH
- the speB gene encoding agmatinase; this translates as MTTTKNYAGIPDAFAKAETSKVILIPVPYDGTSTWQKGADKGPAAFLEASENMELYDIETATEVYQQGIYLADAITENSSPEAMVDAVHEVVKEYIKKNKFVTLFGGEHSISIGSIRAFNECFDDLTVLQIDAHADLRKEYEGSSCNHACAVYEASQQANLVQVGIRSMDSVEKDVNNEDNIFFAHEMAKDEYWPDTAIEQMTENVFITIDLDGLDPSICPATGTPEPGGLFWYETLDFLKRVFEEKNVVGFDIVELCPLPEDKSSNFLAAKLYYKMLSYKFMGTDIDEEYDNTFDSSGSGKTNSKFEDDDEY
- a CDS encoding deoxyhypusine synthase family protein; amino-acid sequence: MSTNKPITQFIEKYFLHFNAAALVDAAKGYEDQLNQGAKMLVSLAGAMSTAELGKIFAEMIRQDKVHIISCTGANLEEDIMNLVAHSHYKRVPNYRDLTPQEEWDLLEKGLNRVTDTCIPEEEAFRRLQQHIYKIWKEADEKGERYLPHEYMYKMLLSGVLEEHYEIDLKDSWMYAAAEKNLPIICPGWEDSTMGNIFASYVLKGDLKASTMKSGIEYMTFLADWYTDNSEHGIGFFQIGGGIAGDFPICVVPMLYQDMERTDTPFWSYFCQISDSTTSYGSYSGAVPNEKITWGKLDIDTPKFIIESDATIVAPLIFAYLLQM
- a CDS encoding carbon-nitrogen hydrolase family protein, encoding MQEKIENIELKYLTLEDYRQLKNAIVQTYAGMPNSYWEESQIAKLIEVFPQGQVVLKANDEIAGCALSLIVDYNRFSKNHNYDQITGNDTFSTHDENGDLLYGIDVFIKENFRGMRLGRRLYDYRKELCEQRNLKGIAFGGRMPNYYQYSKELTPKQYIEKVKSREIKDPVLNFQIANDFHPSRVLKNYLKGDKASRDYAVLMEWDNIYYEEPAAVEEPSSTKTVVRLGLIQWQMRLYDGFEDVMQQAEYFIDTVAGYRSDFALFPEFFNAPLMAEYNHLSEPEAIRKLAEYTERIKDRMSQFSVSYNINIITGSMPEVVDGKLYNAGYLCKRDGSVERFEKIHVTPDEAKVWGMQPGNAVQVYDTDCGKIGILICYDSEFPELSRLLALEGMDILFVPFLTDTQNGYSRVRRCCQARAIENECYVAIAGSVGNLPKVHNMDIQYAQSAVFTPCDFAFPNNGVKAETTPNTEMILVADVDIDLLRELNAYGSVRNLKDRREDIYTLKRS